The following coding sequences lie in one Colias croceus chromosome 1, ilColCroc2.1 genomic window:
- the LOC123691049 gene encoding uncharacterized protein LOC123691049, which yields MAKLSLTLCVVIIAATFIIPTCDGFRGRSFGRGSSKHDANPSPKQGAPMAAGGGYGPGQGPSPSPARRGLGISAWGLITVIISIILAMAGMYYFSICYPVMCKKSRKYDMIGLANAV from the exons ATGGCCAAATTGTCTCTTACACTGTGCGTTGTAATAATTG CTGCAACCTTCATCATACCTACATGTGATGGTTTTCGAGGTAGGAGCTTTGGCAGAGGCAGTAGCAAGCATGATGCTAATCCTTCACCAAAGCAGGGTGCTCCAATGGCAGCTGGCGGGGGCTACGGCCCTGGACAAGGCCCAAGTCCCAGCCCTGCTAGACGAGGTCTTGGTATATCTGCGTGGGGCTTAATAACTGtcataatatcaataattttagcAATGGCTGGCATGTACTACTTCTCCATTTGTTATCCAGTTATGTGCAAGAAATCTCGAAAATATGATATGATCGGTTTAGCTAATGCAGTTTAG